In the genome of Corticium candelabrum chromosome 18, ooCorCand1.1, whole genome shotgun sequence, the window CAGGATAAACATAGAATGAACTGCTGCTGATGTGATGCATAAAATACTTTCCTGCTGTAGATGATTTCACGTGTTGGTGCCAATTAGTTATTTTCCAAGTAAACAGAAACTGGTTTTGCGTTTTCGGTATGAAAAACAGTTTCATGTTGTTTCTGTCAGTTTACGTTTAGTTTTTGTTAATTCGTCTCTAGTAACTGCCAGTTCTCTTTTTGCATCATTTAATTCATGTTCGGTGGCAGATAGTTTCTGCTTTGTTTCTTTCATTGCACTTGCTATCAGACCAAGATGCAAAACAACGTTGCTTTCAATGTGTTTTATTATGTCACAGCGATTTCCTCTAAACTGACAGCCACTGTCCTCAAAATCACAATTAAACAGACGTTTTGGACATGTTCCCTGATTGCTAATATGATCTTCCATTTGACATCTCTGAACCATCATGCCACACTTGTATGTACAGACTACAGGATACTTGTCACATCTTCTGTAATGAACTTCCAGTTTTACTCGCTTCATATTGCGATTGCAATGCTTACAGGTAGCCATTCCTTGAGGGCAATGATGTGCCGTATGATCCTTCATGTCTTTTCTCGTTAGCAGTTGTTTACATCCAGTCACGCAAACAACATCCACATACTGACAATCTCTATCATGCATCTCACCATCTCTTAGTTCACCAGTCCACGCACATCCTTTCTCATGTAAGCAACATTTGATATTCAAGTCCAGTACTTCTCTTTTCAGTGCATTGTTAGGAAAAGTATTCGATGCTTCCAATTCCGTCCTACAAACCGGACAAGAAGCAGACTGTTGTAGACATGACGTCAGGCAACTGCTGCAAAAGTGGTGGCCGCATCGAGTTAGCACTGGTTCTCTAAACGCTAGATGACAGATAGGACATGTAAATCTCTCATTGAGCGGTTCTACAAACACGACACTATCAAAGACCCGTGTTGCAACAGCCATATTGAATGTTACTTTGCGCATGTGCACAGTTTTCCTACCCATGCAAAGTAGCACCCGTACTGAATAAATTATAGAAATTTATTTAACTTAAGtacaattaacttaattttaaaattttgtataA includes:
- the LOC134193652 gene encoding TNF receptor-associated factor 6-like, whose product is MAVATRVFDSVVFVEPLNERFTCPICHLAFREPVLTRCGHHFCSSCLTSCLQQSASCPVCRTELEASNTFPNNALKREVLDLNIKCCLHEKGCAWTGELRDGEMHDRDCQYVDVVCVTGCKQLLTRKDMKDHTAHHCPQGMATCKHCNRNMKRVKLEVHYRRCDKYPVVCTYKCGMMVQRCQMEDHISNQGTCPKRLFNCDFEDSGCQFRGNRCDIIKHIESNVVLHLGLIASAMKETKQKLSATEHELNDAKRELAVTRDELTKTKRKLTETT